The Bos mutus isolate GX-2022 chromosome 7, NWIPB_WYAK_1.1, whole genome shotgun sequence genome window below encodes:
- the ANO8 gene encoding anoctamin-8 isoform X3, producing the protein MAEATSGAGGTSLEGERGKRPPPEGEPAAPASGVLDKLFGKRLLQVGRYLVSHKAWMKTVPTENCDVLMTFPDTTDDHTLLWLLNHIRVGIPELIVQVRHHRHTRAYAFFVTATYESLLRGADELGLRKAVKAEFGGGTRGFSCEEDFIYENVESELRFFTSQERQSIIRFWLQNLRAKQGEALHNVRFLEDQPIIPELAARGIIQQVFPVHEQRILNRLMKSWVQAVCENQPLDEICDYFGVKIAMYFAWLGFYTSAMVYPAVFGSVLYTFTEADQTSRDVSCVVFALFNVVWSTLFLEEWKRRGAELAYKWGTLDSPGEAVEEPRPQFRGVRRISPVTQAEEFYYPPWKRLLFQMLVSLPLCLTCLACVFLLMLGCFQLQELVLSVKGLPRLARFLPKVMLALLVSASAEGYKKLAVWLNDMENYRLESAYEKHLIIKVVLFQFVNSYLSLFYIGFYLKDMERLKEMLATLLITRQFLQNVREVLQPHLYRRLGRGELGLRAAWELARALLGLLSLRRPARRHLEPPAEEGGGGSSSGGGRRCLSGGCGAPEEEEEAAVERRPAGEGGEVGDGPRGGREEEDEEEEEEDEEEEDEDEEGEEGGLLDCGLRLKKVSFAERGAGRRRPGPSQEALLEEGSPTMVEKGLEPGVFTLAEEDDEAEGAPSSPERETPPAVLLRRAGGEGRDQGPDGGPDPEPGSGDSARKQRRQNRSSWIDPPEEEHSSQLTQAELESCMKKYEDTFQDYQEMFVQFGYVVLFSSAFPLAALCALINNLIEIRSDALKLCTGLQRPFGQRVESIGQWQKVMEVMGVLAIVVNCYLIGQCGQLQRLFPWLSPEAAIVSVVVLEHFALLLKYLIHVAIPDIPGWVAEEMAKLEYQRREAFKRHERQAQHRYQQQQRRRREEEERQRHAEHHARRERDASGREEARAEGSGLDPAAPEKTSAKAKGSGAGGHGPERPKRPGSLLAPNNVMKLKQIIPLQGKFLSSGASSSSPAGTGANLTTRPTPAQSPTGSDTRLPAFLSFKFLKSPETRRDPERSHSPPKAFHAGKLFPFGGARAEAGSNGAGGQARQDGTLGGGGCRAQRSGLADEAAAEEPDTPRPEEESSGTALAPVGAPALRTRRSRSPALPPPPPTPMPRPPTPPAGCWQWDGPWGCGGEGAAPRQAPAATDCPPCALAGPPPVPQPLPGDASFYSLPPPLPPPTSVPPQPPAPSPSPSSSPSPQAVCWPSGWH; encoded by the exons ATGGCGGAAGCCACCTCCGGCGCTGGGGGCACGTCCCTGGAGGGCGAGCGTGGCAAGAGGCCCCCGCCGGAGGGCGAGCCTGCAGCCCCGGCGTCCGGAGTTCTGG ATAAGCTTTTTGGGAAGCGGCTCCTGCAGGTAGGTCGGTATCTGGTGTCCCACAAAGCGTGGATGAAGACGGTGCCCACGGAAAACTGTGACGTGTTGATGACCTTCCCAG ATACGACCGATGACCACACGCTGCTATGGCTGCTGAACCACATCCGCGTGGGCATCCCCGAGCTCATCGTGCAAGTCCGCCACCACCGCCACACACGCGCGTACGCCTTCTTCGTCACTGCCACATATGAGAG CCTACTCAGAGGGGCCGACGAGCTGGGTCTGCGCAAAGCAGTGAAGGCCGAGTTTGGCGGGGGCACCCGCGGCTTCTCCTGCGAGGAGGACTTCATCTACGAGAATGTGGAGAGTGAGCTGCGCTTCTTCACCTCCCAG GAGCGCCAGAGCATCATCCGCTTCTGGCTGCAGAACCTTCGTGCCAAGCAGGGCGAGGCACTACACAATGTGCGCTTTCTGGAGGACCAGCCAATCA TCCCTGAACTGGCGGCCCGCGGGATCATCCAGCAGGTGTTCCCAGTCCACGAGCAGCGCATCCTGAACCGTCTCATGAAGTCATGGGTGCAGGCTGTGTGTGAAAACCAGCCTCTAG ATGAGATCTGTGACTACTTTGGTGTGAAGATTGCCATGTACTTTGCCTGGCTGGGTTTCTACACATCGGCAATGGTGTACCCAGCGGTCTTCGGCTCAGTCCTGTACACATTCACAGAGGCTGATCAG ACAAGCCGGGATGTATCCTGCGTGGTCTTTGCCCTCTTCAACGTGGTCTGGTCAACGCTGTTCTTGGAGGAGTGGAAACGGAGGGGGGCTGAGCTGGCCTACAAGTGGGGAACACTGGACTCACCCGGGGAAGCTGTGGAGGAGCCACGACCCCAGTTCAGG GGCGTGCGGCGCATCAGCCCCGTGACTCAGGCCGAGGAGTTCTACTACCCGCCCTGGAAGCGGCTGCTCTTCCAGATGCTCGTGAGTCTTCCCTTGTGCCTCACCTGCCTAGCCTGCGTGTTCCTGCTCATGCTCGGCTGCTTCCAGCTCCAG GAGCTGGTGCTGAGCGTGAAGGGGCTGCCCCGTCTTGCCCGCTTCCTGCCGAAAGTCATGCTGGCCCTGCTGGTCAGCGCAAGTGCCGAGGGCTATAAGAAGCTGGCTGTCTGGCTCAACGACATGG AGAACTATCGGCTGGAGAGTGCCTATGAGAAGCACCTCATCATCAAGGTCGTCCTG TTCCAGTTCGTCAACTCATACCTGAGCCTCTTCTACATCGGCTTCTACCTCAAGGACATGGAACGCCTGAAAGAG ATGCTGGCCACACTGCTGATCACCCGCCAGTTCCTCCAGAATGTTCGAGAGGTTCTGCAGCCCCACCTGTATCGGCGGCTGGGCCGAGGAGAGCTTGGCCTGCGGGCGGCCTGGGAGCTGGCCCGTGCCCTGCTTGGCCTTCTGAGCCTCCGGCGCCCCGCACGCCGCCACCTCGAACCCCCGGCTGAAGAGGGTGGTGGTGGCAGCAGCAGTGGTGGGGGCCGCAGGTGTCTCAGCGGGGGCTGCGGGGCacctgaggaggaagaggaggccgCGGTGGAGCGGCGGCCggcgggggaaggaggagaggtgggggaCGGGCCCCGggggggcagagaggaggaggatgaagaggaggaggaggaggacgaagaggaggaggatgaggacGAGGAAGGCGAGGAGGGCGGCCTCCTGGACTGCGGGCTCCGACTGAAGAAGGTCAGCTTTGCCGAGCGGGGGGCTGGGCGGCGTCGGCCGGGCCCAAGCCAGGAggccctcctggaggaggggagcccCACCATGGTGGAGAAGGGGCTGGAACCGGGCGTGTTCACACTGGCCGAGGAGGACGATGAGGCTGAGGGGGCTCCCAGCAGCCCCGAACGGGAGACTCCCCCGGCTGTCCTGCTCCGCCGGGCTGGAGGCGAGGGCCGAGACCAGGGGCCGGATGGGGGCCCGGATCCAGAGCCGGGCTCAGGCGACTCAGCCCGGAAGCAGCGGCGGCAGAACCGGTCGTCTTGGATCGACCCACCCGAGGAGGAACACTCATCTCAGCTCACCCAGGCGGAGCTCGAGAGCTGCATGAAGAAATACGAG GACACATTCCAGGACTACCAGGAGATGTTCGTGCAGTTTGGCTATGTCGTGCTTTTCTCGTCTGCCTTCCCCCTGGCTGCCCTCTGTGCCCTCATCAACAACCTCATCGAGATCCGCAGTGACGCCCTCAAGCTGTGCACGGGGCTGCAGCGGCCCTTTGGGCAGCGGGTGGAAAGCATTGGCCAGTGGCAG AAGGTGATGGAGGTCATGGGCGTCCTGGCAATCGTGGTCAATTGCTATCTAATTGGCCAGTGTGGGCAGCTGCAGCGCCTCTTCCCTTGGCTCAGTCCCGAGGCAGCCATCGTGTCCGTGGTGGTGCTCGAG CACTTCGCTCTGCTCCTCAAGTACCTCATCCATGTGGCCATCCCCGACATCCCGGGCTGGGTGGCCGAGGAGATGGCCAAGCTGGAGTACCAGCGCCGGGAGGCCTTCAAG AGACACGAGCGCCAGGCCCAGCACCGctaccagcagcagcagcggcgtaggcgggaggaggaggaacGGCAGCGCCACGCCGAGCACCATGCCCGGAGGGAGCGCGACGCCAGTGGCAGAGAGGAGGCGCGAGCTGAGGGCTCTGGGTTGGACCCTGCTGCCCCGGAGAAAACCTCGGCCAAGGCCAAGGGCAGTGGGGCAGGTGGCCACGGGCCGGAGCGACCCAAGCGCCCGGGGTCCCTGCTGGCACCTAACAACGTCATGAAGCTGAAGCAGATCATCCCGCTGCAGGGCAAGTTCCTGTCGTCTGGGGCCTCGTCCTCCTCGCCGGCCGGCACAGGGGCCAACCTCACCACCCGGCCAACCCCTGCCCAGTCGCCCACTGGCAGCGACACCCGCCTGCCAGCCTTCCTTAGCTTCAAATTCCTCAAGTCACCTGAGACCCGGCGGGACCCAGAGCGTAGCCACTCTCCACCCAAGGCCTTCCACGCCGGCAAACTTTTCCCCTTCGGTGGGGCCCGGGCGGAGGCCGGGTCCAACGGGGCGGGCGGGCAGGCCCGGCAGGATGGGACCCTCGGCGGTGGCGGTTGCCGAGCCCAGCGGAGTGGGCTGGCGGACGAGGCTGCAGCTGAGGAGCCGGACACACCCCGGCCCGAAGAGGAAAGCTCAG GGACAGCGCTGGCCCCCGTTGGCGCCCCGGCCCTCCGCACCCGCCGCAGCCGGAGCCCTGCGCTGCCGCCACCGCCGCCAACACCAATGCCTCGGCCCCCGACGCCCCCCGCGGGCTGCTGGCAGTGGGATGGGCCGTGGGGCTGCGGGGGCGAGGGCGCCGCTCCCCGCCAGGCCCCTGCTGCCACTGACTGCCCGCCCTGCGCTCTCGCCGGGCCCCCGcctgtcccccagcccctgccgGGGGATGCCAGCTTCTACAGCCtcccgccgccgctgccgcctccCACCTCCGTGCCCCCCCAGCCCCCCGCGCCCTCGCCCAGCCCCAGCTCCAGTCCCAGTCCTCAGGCCGTGTGCTGGCCCAGCGGCTGGCATTAG